One Pseudomonadota bacterium DNA window includes the following coding sequences:
- a CDS encoding MoxR family ATPase has protein sequence MSEGRFEGSQRYVATEDLALAVNAALTLERPLLLKGEPGTGKTQLAQEVAASLGAPLIEWHIKSTTRAVQGLYEYDAVARLRDSQLGDPRVEDIANYINRGKLWQAFDADQRPVLLIDEIDKADIEFPNDLLQELDRMEFFVYETRELVKAKQRPVIIITSNNEKELPDAFLRRCFFHYIRFPEQETMKQIVEVHHPALKPELLRAALEAFFDLRDVPGLRKKPSTSELLDWIKLLVAEDIPPEVLRSEDKRKALPPLYGALLKNEQDLHLFEQLVFLDRRRGG, from the coding sequence ATGAGCGAGGGGCGCTTCGAGGGCAGCCAGCGCTACGTGGCCACGGAGGACCTCGCCCTCGCCGTCAACGCCGCGCTCACGCTGGAGCGTCCCCTGCTGCTGAAGGGCGAGCCCGGCACGGGCAAGACCCAGCTCGCCCAAGAGGTGGCGGCCTCCCTCGGCGCGCCGCTGATCGAATGGCACATCAAGTCCACCACCCGCGCCGTGCAGGGCTTGTACGAGTACGACGCCGTCGCCCGCCTGCGCGACTCCCAGCTCGGCGACCCACGGGTCGAGGACATCGCCAACTACATCAACCGCGGCAAGCTCTGGCAGGCCTTCGACGCCGATCAGCGCCCGGTGCTACTGATCGACGAGATCGACAAGGCTGACATCGAGTTTCCCAACGATCTCCTGCAGGAGCTCGACCGCATGGAGTTCTTCGTCTACGAGACGCGGGAGCTCGTGAAGGCCAAGCAGCGCCCGGTGATCATCATCACCAGCAACAACGAAAAGGAGCTGCCCGACGCCTTCCTGCGCCGCTGCTTCTTCCACTACATTCGCTTCCCGGAGCAGGAGACGATGAAGCAGATCGTCGAGGTGCATCACCCGGCGCTCAAGCCCGAGCTGCTGCGCGCCGCGTTGGAGGCCTTCTTCGACCTGCGCGACGTGCCCGGCTTGCGTAAGAAGCCTTCCACCAGCGAGCTGCTCGATTGGATCAAGCTGCTCGTCGCCGAAGATATCCCGCCCGAGGTGCTGCGTAGCGAAGACAAGCGTAAGGCGCTGCCGCCGCTGTACGGCGCGCTGCTGAAGAACGAGCAGGATCTGCACCTGTTCGAGCAGCTGGTCTTCCTTGACCGCCGCCGCGGCGGTTAG
- a CDS encoding VWA domain-containing protein, translating to MLVDFLFHLRRSGLKVTTTEFLTLLEVMKAHLPEFSIERFHGLARTCLIKDESLYDRFDRAFSAYLAGVEVTFEGWGESLPEDWLRQQAELYLSDEDREQLAKNAKSWEELLDTLRQRLEEQDDRHEGGSKWVGTAGTSPYGAYGDHPEGIRIGQREGRRRSAVKVWDQREFRDLDGSRELGTRNFKIALRRLRRFAREGAATELDLDATIRDTARDGGLLNVRERPERRNVVKLLLFLDVGGSMDPFARVCEELFSAARAEFGQLEYFYFHNCVYERVWRQNRRRQSLSTPLAEVLRTYRSDYRVLFVGDAAMSPYELTHIGGSVEHWNEAPGAAYLEQMAEHFPRVAWLNPLPREEWGYTQSVQIVSRLLGARMFPLTLDGLDGAVRCLRGAGGPRRPDPAHS from the coding sequence GTGCTCGTCGACTTCCTCTTCCACCTGCGCCGCAGTGGCCTGAAGGTCACCACCACCGAGTTCCTCACGCTGCTCGAAGTGATGAAGGCGCACCTGCCCGAGTTCAGTATCGAGCGCTTTCACGGCCTCGCGCGCACCTGCCTGATCAAGGACGAGTCCCTCTACGATCGCTTCGATCGCGCCTTCTCCGCGTACCTCGCGGGCGTCGAGGTGACCTTCGAAGGCTGGGGCGAGTCTCTCCCCGAGGATTGGTTGCGCCAGCAGGCAGAGCTATACCTGAGCGATGAGGATCGCGAGCAGCTGGCCAAGAACGCTAAGAGTTGGGAGGAGTTGCTCGATACGCTGCGCCAGCGCCTCGAAGAGCAGGACGACCGCCACGAGGGCGGCTCGAAGTGGGTCGGCACCGCGGGGACATCGCCCTACGGTGCGTACGGCGATCACCCCGAAGGCATTCGCATCGGCCAGCGTGAGGGGCGGCGGCGCAGCGCCGTGAAGGTGTGGGATCAGCGGGAGTTCCGTGACCTCGACGGATCACGGGAGCTGGGCACGCGCAACTTCAAGATCGCCTTGCGCCGTCTGCGTCGCTTCGCCCGGGAGGGCGCAGCGACGGAGCTGGACCTGGACGCCACGATTCGCGACACGGCGCGCGACGGTGGCCTGCTCAACGTGCGCGAGCGGCCCGAACGACGCAACGTGGTGAAGCTGCTGCTGTTCCTCGACGTGGGCGGGTCAATGGATCCCTTCGCTCGCGTGTGTGAGGAGCTGTTCTCGGCGGCGCGAGCGGAGTTCGGGCAGCTCGAGTATTTCTACTTTCACAACTGTGTGTATGAGCGGGTGTGGCGGCAGAACCGGCGGCGCCAGTCGCTGAGCACGCCCTTGGCTGAGGTGCTGCGGACCTATCGCTCGGACTACCGCGTACTGTTCGTGGGCGATGCGGCGATGAGCCCCTACGAGCTCACGCATATCGGCGGCAGCGTGGAGCACTGGAACGAGGCGCCGGGGGCCGCGTACCTCGAGCAGATGGCGGAGCACTTTCCGCGGGTGGCGTGGTTGAACCCGCTGCCGCGGGAGGAGTGGGGCTACACGCAGTCGGTGCAGATCGTGTCGCGGTTGCTGGGGGCGCGGATGTTTCCACTGACCCTGGATGGGTTGGATGGAGCGGTCCGGTGTTTGCGTGGGGCCGGGGGGCCGCGGCGGCCGGATCCTGCCCATAGCTAA